The proteins below are encoded in one region of Pseudomonadota bacterium:
- the gpmI gene encoding 2,3-bisphosphoglycerate-independent phosphoglycerate mutase, with amino-acid sequence MIKRQTPVILCILDGWGIRPPARDNAITNARTPNWNRLLKNWPHTQLQASAEHVGLPAGQMGNSEVGHMNLGAGRVVPQTLPRINAAITEGTLSQNLRINNLCHNLKEKQGTCHLMGLLSPGGVHSHQDHLLALARLIASKDVPVKVHAFLDGRDTPPQSAIPFIKEFEDACGRQLPIQIATVTGRYYAMDRDRRWERTEAAYQALVEAKGIAADSALQAVEQAYTKETTDEFIKPTIIGDYAGIRDGDGLLMANFRADRARQLLSALCGPDFKGFVRQTRPKLNINLGLVEYSTQLNEYMPPIFSPIQLQHTLGAVVSEYGFNQLRAAETEKYAHVTFFFNGGREPHFTGEDRLLVPSPKVSTYDHQPEMSALPLTNQLIEAMERKVYDLVVVNYANTDMVGHTGNQNATMKAVETVDRCLGKLEKWILEKKGLLIITADHGNAEIMQDPKTGKAHTAHTCQPVPCMLIGNGYKYTQLKPGVLADVAPTILHLMGLEIPRVMTGKSVVSGQWSEDRDQRSENKNQ; translated from the coding sequence ATGATAAAAAGACAAACTCCCGTTATTCTTTGCATTCTCGATGGTTGGGGCATAAGGCCCCCAGCGCGGGATAATGCCATCACTAATGCGAGAACTCCAAATTGGAATCGCCTTTTGAAAAACTGGCCGCATACTCAACTGCAAGCTTCGGCGGAGCATGTTGGATTGCCCGCAGGCCAGATGGGCAATTCCGAAGTAGGACACATGAATTTGGGTGCTGGACGCGTGGTACCGCAGACCCTGCCCCGCATCAATGCCGCCATTACCGAAGGGACCCTAAGTCAAAACCTAAGAATCAATAACCTGTGCCACAATTTGAAGGAAAAACAAGGCACCTGCCACCTCATGGGTCTGCTATCACCAGGAGGCGTGCACTCACATCAAGACCATCTGCTAGCACTTGCTCGCTTAATAGCCAGTAAAGATGTCCCCGTCAAAGTCCACGCTTTTCTTGATGGTCGTGATACCCCGCCACAAAGCGCAATTCCGTTTATCAAGGAATTTGAAGATGCCTGCGGGAGGCAGCTCCCGATTCAAATCGCTACTGTAACAGGTCGTTACTACGCCATGGATCGCGACCGACGCTGGGAGCGCACTGAAGCAGCTTATCAAGCATTGGTTGAGGCAAAAGGTATAGCAGCAGACTCTGCCCTTCAGGCTGTTGAACAAGCTTATACGAAAGAAACAACAGATGAGTTCATCAAACCCACGATAATTGGAGACTACGCCGGAATCCGTGATGGAGATGGTCTGCTGATGGCAAATTTCCGCGCCGATCGGGCGCGCCAACTGTTAAGCGCTCTGTGTGGCCCTGATTTTAAGGGATTTGTACGTCAGACGAGACCTAAGCTCAATATAAATCTGGGATTGGTTGAGTACTCAACACAACTGAACGAGTATATGCCCCCAATTTTTTCACCAATTCAACTCCAACACACCTTGGGGGCAGTTGTTTCTGAATATGGTTTCAATCAATTACGCGCAGCAGAAACGGAAAAATATGCCCATGTAACCTTCTTTTTCAATGGGGGCCGCGAACCCCATTTTACTGGTGAAGATAGATTACTGGTCCCCTCCCCTAAAGTCAGCACCTATGACCATCAACCTGAGATGTCAGCTCTACCTCTCACCAACCAGCTTATTGAGGCCATGGAACGTAAAGTTTACGACCTAGTTGTCGTGAATTATGCCAACACAGATATGGTCGGACATACAGGCAACCAAAATGCCACCATGAAAGCCGTTGAAACGGTGGATCGGTGTCTGGGCAAACTCGAAAAATGGATTCTAGAGAAAAAAGGCTTGTTGATCATCACCGCAGATCACGGAAATGCAGAAATCATGCAGGATCCTAAAACTGGCAAGGCGCACACTGCACACACTTGCCAGCCAGTTCCTTGCATGCTCATTGGCAATGGCTACAAATATACCCAACTAAAACCAGGGGTACTGGCAGACGTGGCCCCAACAATCCTCCACCTTATGGGACTGGAGATTCCAAGGGTTATGACAGGGAAATCAGTGGTCAGTGGTCAGTGGTCAGAGGACAGAGATCAGAGATCAGAAAACAAAAACCAGTAG